One window of Peteryoungia desertarenae genomic DNA carries:
- the cobN gene encoding cobaltochelatase subunit CobN yields MHLLLAQKGTIADGDQAIDLGQSPGDILFLSAADTELSSIASAVATSASSDRWRLANLTVLKHPMSVDTYVERMGQHARLIIIRALGGASYFHYAIEAMAAAARRNGATIIVLPGDDKPDDGLQPFNNGHEADHRSLWAYLNEGGDANSRQFVAYAEALLHGLERPEPARPLLKAGIWWPGAGAVGLQEWRSLSGVRPDRKAPVVPICFYRALVQSGQTKPVEALIEALKSEGVSPLPLFVSSLKDDVSVATLRAIFADLPPMVVINATGFAVSTPGSDNPSTVLDETGAVVLQAIFSSSPRASWKASSQGLSARDLAMNVALPEVDGRVLTRAVSFKSEARYDERVETNLVNHEPDHGRTRFVAELAAAWATLRATAAHERNIALIMANYPNRDGRLGNGVGLDTPAGTVEVLRAMKGEGYAVEGMPEDSEALMAALMAGPTNAANTGREIRETLSLADYQAFFATLPEKIREEVLARWGEPSCDPFHVDGRFALPLMRFGRVMVGIQPARGYNIDPKESYHSPDLVPPHGYFAFYAFLRRSFGAHALIHMGKHGNLEWLPGKALALSEACYPEAIFGPLPHLYPFIVNDPGEGTQAKRRTGAVIIDHLTPPLTRAESYGPLKDLEALVDEYYEAAGGDPRRLKLLKTQILDLVRNIGLDQDAGISSGEADETALEKLDAYLCDLKEMQIRDGLHIFGVAPEGRLLTELVVALARVPRGLGEGGDASLHRAIAGDVFDHSPASGHTAFDPLDCVMSAPWTVAKPAILAHLIDAPWRSVGDTVERIELLASKLVSGEFACPQGFHRTGAVLAEIETRLRAAVVKSGHAEIEGLLKGLDGGFVKPGPSGAPTRGRPDVLPTGRNFYSVDSRAVPTPAAYELGKKSAELLIQRYVQDHGEWPRSFGLTAWGTSNMRTGGDDIAQALALIGVKPVWDMASRRVTGYEIVPQALLGRPRVDVTLRISGFFRDAFPEQIALYDKAVRAVGALDEDESDNPIAARMRAEAASLVAQGLDEATAKRRSGYRVFGSKPGAYGAGLQALIDEKGWNDRGDLAGAFLVWGGYAYGAAAEGKPEKGLFEERLRSVQAVIQNQDNREHDLLDSDDYYQFEGGMTAAVEALSGARPSVYHNDHSRPEKPVIRTLEEEIGRVVRARVVNPKWIDGVMRHGYKGAFEITATVDYMFAFAATTGAVRDHHFEAVYQAFILDERVRDFMADKNAPALKELAERLIEAIERGLWTPKSNSARFGLEALLPAAASGLEENLQ; encoded by the coding sequence ATGCATCTGCTTCTTGCCCAGAAGGGAACGATTGCGGATGGCGATCAGGCGATCGATCTTGGTCAGTCGCCTGGCGACATCCTGTTCCTTTCAGCGGCAGATACCGAGCTTTCATCCATAGCCTCGGCGGTGGCCACCAGTGCATCATCCGATCGCTGGCGGCTCGCCAATCTGACCGTGCTGAAACATCCGATGTCGGTGGACACCTATGTCGAGCGCATGGGGCAGCATGCGCGCCTGATCATCATTCGGGCGCTCGGGGGCGCGAGCTATTTCCACTATGCTATTGAGGCCATGGCGGCGGCGGCACGCCGAAACGGCGCGACCATTATTGTCCTGCCCGGCGACGACAAACCTGACGATGGTCTTCAGCCCTTCAACAACGGTCACGAGGCCGACCACCGCAGCCTCTGGGCCTATCTCAACGAGGGTGGCGACGCGAATTCGAGGCAGTTTGTCGCCTATGCCGAGGCGCTGCTTCACGGCTTGGAGCGTCCGGAGCCGGCACGTCCCCTGCTGAAGGCCGGTATCTGGTGGCCGGGTGCTGGAGCTGTCGGGCTTCAGGAGTGGCGGTCTCTTTCGGGTGTAAGACCCGATCGAAAAGCCCCTGTCGTTCCGATCTGCTTCTACAGGGCGCTTGTCCAGAGTGGCCAGACAAAGCCTGTCGAGGCCCTGATCGAAGCGCTCAAATCCGAGGGGGTCTCACCGCTGCCACTGTTTGTGTCGAGTCTGAAAGACGACGTCTCGGTTGCCACCTTGCGAGCGATCTTTGCGGATTTGCCGCCAATGGTGGTCATCAATGCTACCGGTTTTGCAGTCTCCACTCCGGGCAGTGATAACCCGTCCACAGTCCTCGACGAAACCGGCGCAGTCGTTCTCCAGGCGATTTTTTCGTCTTCGCCAAGGGCAAGCTGGAAGGCCTCCAGTCAGGGACTGTCCGCGCGCGATCTTGCGATGAATGTCGCCCTGCCGGAGGTTGACGGTCGGGTGCTGACGCGCGCCGTCTCCTTCAAATCCGAGGCCCGTTATGACGAGCGCGTCGAGACCAATCTCGTCAACCATGAACCGGATCACGGGCGAACCCGCTTCGTGGCTGAACTTGCTGCGGCCTGGGCCACGCTTCGGGCAACAGCAGCCCATGAGCGCAACATTGCACTTATCATGGCCAACTACCCCAATCGCGATGGTCGTCTTGGCAATGGGGTAGGGCTCGATACGCCGGCTGGCACGGTGGAAGTCCTGCGTGCGATGAAGGGTGAAGGCTATGCTGTAGAGGGCATGCCGGAGGACAGCGAGGCGCTGATGGCCGCACTCATGGCCGGACCAACCAACGCTGCCAATACCGGTCGCGAGATCCGCGAAACACTGTCCTTGGCCGATTATCAGGCGTTCTTCGCCACCTTGCCTGAAAAGATCCGAGAGGAGGTTTTGGCGCGCTGGGGTGAGCCAAGCTGCGATCCGTTCCATGTTGACGGGCGCTTCGCTTTGCCGCTGATGCGCTTTGGTCGGGTGATGGTGGGTATCCAGCCGGCGCGGGGATACAATATCGATCCAAAGGAGAGCTATCATTCGCCGGATCTTGTACCGCCGCATGGCTATTTTGCCTTCTATGCCTTTCTCCGCAGATCATTCGGCGCTCACGCGCTGATCCATATGGGCAAGCACGGCAATCTTGAATGGCTGCCGGGCAAGGCGCTGGCGTTAAGCGAGGCCTGTTATCCCGAGGCTATCTTTGGCCCGCTGCCGCATCTCTATCCTTTCATTGTCAATGATCCGGGTGAGGGCACGCAGGCCAAGCGGCGCACCGGCGCCGTGATCATCGATCACCTGACCCCGCCACTGACACGCGCCGAGAGCTATGGTCCGCTGAAGGATCTGGAGGCACTGGTCGATGAATATTACGAGGCCGCGGGCGGTGACCCGCGCCGCCTGAAACTGCTCAAGACACAGATTCTTGACCTCGTCCGCAATATCGGCCTTGATCAGGATGCCGGCATATCGAGTGGAGAAGCTGACGAAACGGCGCTGGAAAAGCTCGATGCCTATCTCTGCGATCTCAAGGAGATGCAGATCCGTGACGGCTTGCATATCTTTGGTGTCGCGCCGGAAGGGCGGCTCCTGACGGAACTGGTCGTGGCGCTTGCTCGCGTGCCGCGTGGATTGGGCGAGGGTGGCGATGCCAGTCTGCACCGCGCGATCGCAGGTGATGTTTTCGACCATTCCCCCGCGTCTGGTCACACTGCTTTCGATCCCCTCGATTGCGTCATGTCTGCGCCATGGACTGTAGCGAAGCCGGCAATCCTTGCCCACTTGATCGACGCGCCCTGGCGGTCTGTGGGCGACACGGTTGAGCGCATCGAGCTTCTGGCGTCCAAACTCGTTTCCGGGGAATTCGCTTGCCCGCAAGGCTTTCATCGGACCGGCGCGGTGCTTGCCGAAATCGAGACACGCCTGAGGGCTGCCGTAGTCAAATCCGGTCACGCCGAGATCGAAGGACTGCTGAAGGGGCTGGATGGGGGATTTGTGAAGCCCGGCCCCTCCGGTGCGCCGACACGTGGACGACCGGACGTGTTGCCGACGGGGCGAAACTTCTATTCCGTCGACAGTCGCGCCGTGCCGACACCTGCGGCCTATGAACTCGGCAAGAAGTCTGCAGAGCTTCTGATCCAGCGCTATGTGCAGGACCATGGTGAATGGCCCCGCTCATTCGGTCTCACGGCCTGGGGCACGTCAAACATGCGCACCGGCGGCGACGATATTGCTCAGGCTCTGGCACTGATCGGGGTCAAGCCCGTCTGGGACATGGCATCGCGCCGGGTCACCGGCTACGAGATCGTGCCACAGGCCCTGCTGGGGCGACCGCGTGTCGATGTTACACTTCGGATTTCCGGATTTTTCCGGGATGCATTTCCCGAGCAGATCGCGCTTTATGACAAGGCCGTTCGCGCAGTCGGCGCTCTGGACGAGGACGAAAGCGACAATCCGATTGCAGCGCGCATGCGCGCCGAGGCAGCCTCGCTTGTTGCACAGGGACTTGATGAGGCGACGGCCAAGCGCCGTTCCGGCTACCGCGTCTTTGGCTCCAAGCCCGGCGCCTATGGTGCTGGCTTGCAGGCGCTGATCGATGAAAAGGGCTGGAATGACCGAGGCGATCTGGCGGGGGCATTTCTCGTGTGGGGCGGTTACGCCTATGGCGCGGCGGCAGAGGGCAAACCCGAGAAGGGACTGTTCGAAGAACGGTTGCGCTCCGTCCAGGCAGTCATTCAAAATCAGGACAATCGCGAGCATGACCTCCTCGACAGCGACGATTACTATCAGTTCGAAGGGGGCATGACGGCTGCTGTCGAGGCGCTTTCGGGTGCAAGGCCAAGCGTCTACCACAATGATCACTCCCGCCCCGAGAAACCGGTCATTCGAACTCTTGAGGAAGAAATAGGCCGGGTCGTCCGTGCCCGCGTCGTCAATCCGAAATGGATCGACGGTGTGATGCGACATGGATACAAGGGGGCCTTTGAGATCACCGCGACTGTGGACTATATGTTCGCGTTTGCCGCAACAACCGGCGCTGTCCGCGACCATCACTTCGAAGCTGTCTATCAGGCTTTCATTCTCGATGAGCGCGTTCGGGACTTCATGGCGGACAAGAATGCACCGGCACTAAAGGAACTGGCCGAACGGCTGATCGAAGCGATTGAGCGCGGACTTTGGACGCCGAAAAGCAATTCGGCGAGATTTGGACTGGAGGCGCTGTTGCCCGCTGCGGCTTCCGGACTGGAGGAGAATTTGCAATGA
- the cobW gene encoding cobalamin biosynthesis protein CobW has protein sequence MLQQKIPATVITGFLGAGKTTIIRNMLMNANGKKIALIINEFGDLGVDGEVLKGCGAENCTEDDIIELTNGCICCTVADDFVPTMQKLLERDVKPDHIVIETSGLALPQPLVAAFNWPDIRTRVTVDGVVTVVDSAAVAAGRFADDHDRIDAARAADDSLDHESPIEELFEDQLICADLIVLNKTDLLDASAIAEVKTEVARRIERKPILIEARNGDVPAMVLLGLGAGTEDDIQNRKSHHELEHEALHASGTDHDHHHDHDEFESFALKLGEVRDPSAFVDRLKPVIESHDVLRLKGFIDVPGKPMRLVIQAVGTRIETYYDRPWASGEKRQTRLVVIGLHDWDYGAVVEAVQAAAA, from the coding sequence ATGTTGCAGCAAAAAATCCCCGCCACGGTGATCACCGGTTTTCTGGGTGCGGGCAAAACAACAATCATCCGCAACATGTTGATGAATGCCAATGGCAAGAAGATCGCGCTGATCATCAATGAATTCGGCGACCTCGGTGTGGATGGTGAGGTCCTGAAGGGCTGTGGTGCGGAAAACTGCACCGAAGACGATATCATCGAGCTCACCAATGGCTGCATCTGCTGTACCGTTGCCGATGATTTCGTGCCGACGATGCAGAAGCTTCTGGAGCGCGACGTGAAGCCGGACCACATCGTGATCGAAACGTCAGGACTTGCATTGCCGCAGCCGCTGGTCGCAGCGTTCAACTGGCCGGATATTCGCACTCGTGTCACCGTCGATGGCGTGGTGACCGTCGTCGACAGTGCAGCGGTCGCCGCCGGTCGCTTTGCCGATGATCATGACAGGATCGATGCCGCAAGGGCCGCCGATGACAGTCTGGATCATGAAAGCCCGATCGAGGAGCTCTTCGAGGATCAATTGATCTGCGCCGATCTTATCGTCCTCAACAAGACTGATCTTCTCGACGCGTCTGCCATCGCCGAGGTAAAGACGGAGGTTGCCCGGCGCATCGAGCGCAAGCCGATCCTGATCGAAGCGCGGAATGGTGATGTTCCGGCCATGGTGCTGCTGGGGCTTGGTGCCGGTACGGAAGACGATATCCAGAACCGCAAATCGCATCATGAATTGGAACATGAGGCCCTGCATGCCAGCGGGACGGATCATGACCATCATCACGATCATGACGAGTTTGAAAGCTTTGCGCTGAAACTTGGCGAAGTCCGTGACCCTTCCGCCTTTGTCGACCGGCTGAAGCCTGTCATCGAAAGCCATGATGTGTTGCGGCTGAAGGGCTTCATCGATGTACCCGGCAAGCCGATGCGGCTCGTCATCCAGGCGGTCGGGACCAGAATCGAGACCTATTATGACCGGCCCTGGGCATCGGGCGAGAAGCGCCAGACCCGGCTTGTTGTCATCGGTCTGCATGACTGGGATTACGGCGCTGTGGTCGAGGCCGTTCAGGCAGCGGCAGCCTGA
- the cobU gene encoding bifunctional adenosylcobinamide kinase/adenosylcobinamide-phosphate guanylyltransferase: MSATRSILVLGGGRSGKSRFAEGLCRDSGLPLHYLATGRAYDDEMRQRIELHKRERAGHGWVTHEEPLDLCGALRHLDHADCTILVDCLTLWVTNLMMEEGRALEADLAALAMLLPDLKAKVVFVSNEVGLGIVPDNRMAREFRDHAGRLHQMIAAKAAEVYFVAAGLPLKMKG; encoded by the coding sequence ATGTCTGCTACCCGCTCCATTCTCGTACTTGGTGGTGGCCGCTCGGGCAAGTCGCGATTTGCCGAAGGGCTTTGTCGTGACAGCGGGCTGCCGCTTCATTATCTCGCCACCGGCCGTGCCTATGACGATGAGATGCGTCAGCGTATCGAGCTTCACAAGCGGGAGCGCGCCGGTCATGGCTGGGTCACGCATGAGGAGCCGTTGGATCTCTGCGGTGCCTTGCGTCACCTCGATCATGCCGACTGCACCATCCTGGTGGATTGCCTGACACTCTGGGTCACCAATCTGATGATGGAAGAAGGTCGTGCCTTGGAGGCAGACCTTGCCGCCTTGGCGATGCTTCTGCCCGACCTCAAGGCAAAGGTCGTTTTCGTTTCCAATGAAGTCGGTCTTGGCATCGTGCCGGACAACAGGATGGCGCGCGAGTTTCGCGACCATGCCGGCCGACTTCACCAAATGATCGCGGCGAAGGCTGCGGAAGTCTATTTCGTGGCGGCCGGGTTGCCGCTCAAGATGAAGGGTTGA
- a CDS encoding ATP12 family chaperone protein — MRDELSDIFGPFIPEPSHEDPVKRAQIQMKRPLPKRFYTSVSVEAVETGYGIHLDGKSVKTPAKNPLSLPSREAADLVAAEWAAQHEVINPASMPVTKLANTAIDAVSKTVDEVAAEILRFAGTDLLCYRADGPQELVARQTARWDPVLAWLATAHGARLILAEGVIHQSQPAEALAAFERALTRHRDPFHLSALHVFTSLTGSAVLALALVEGEIDLDTAWSLAHLDEDWTIEHWGSDAEAEARREARYQEFAAAASLYFALQAQD; from the coding sequence ATGCGAGACGAATTGAGCGATATCTTTGGCCCCTTCATTCCGGAGCCCAGCCACGAGGATCCGGTCAAGCGTGCCCAGATCCAGATGAAGCGCCCGCTGCCGAAGCGATTCTATACGAGCGTTTCCGTAGAGGCGGTTGAGACAGGCTACGGCATTCATCTCGATGGCAAATCGGTCAAGACGCCGGCCAAGAACCCGCTCTCACTGCCGAGCCGCGAAGCGGCGGACTTGGTGGCTGCAGAATGGGCGGCCCAGCATGAGGTGATCAACCCCGCCAGCATGCCGGTTACCAAGCTCGCGAATACCGCCATCGATGCGGTCTCCAAAACTGTCGACGAGGTTGCGGCGGAGATCCTGCGTTTTGCCGGGACGGACCTTCTCTGCTACCGCGCAGACGGTCCGCAGGAACTGGTCGCGCGCCAGACAGCGCGATGGGACCCGGTGCTTGCCTGGCTTGCTACCGCTCATGGCGCTCGCCTGATCCTTGCCGAGGGTGTGATCCACCAATCCCAGCCTGCGGAAGCACTGGCTGCATTTGAGCGCGCTCTGACGCGCCACCGCGATCCCTTCCATCTCTCGGCCCTGCATGTCTTTACGAGCCTGACCGGCTCGGCGGTTCTTGCACTTGCGCTTGTGGAGGGGGAGATCGACCTTGATACGGCGTGGTCGCTGGCGCATCTCGATGAAGACTGGACGATCGAGCATTGGGGCAGTGACGCCGAGGCGGAAGCCCGACGCGAGGCGCGTTACCAGGAGTTTGCGGCTGCCGCTTCGCTCTATTTTGCGCTGCAGGCTCAGGATTAA
- a CDS encoding HAD-IA family hydrolase, translated as MKLVLFDCDGTLVDSGGLIHEVMLRTFAAFGKPAPELVATKSIIGLTLDIAIARIDGKPHADEEAVAMADYYKSIYSDVRGEGAHAERMFPGIRAMLDALIARDDLLLGAVTGKSRRGLDLVLDGYDLRPHLLFNRTADDCPSKPHPAMVTECCDEAGIAPRETIVIGDAVYDIQMAKAAGAAAIGVSWGYSTVDALWAAGADAVVEDPAHIPSYIHQG; from the coding sequence ATGAAGCTGGTGCTGTTCGACTGTGACGGGACGCTGGTCGATAGCGGCGGGCTCATTCACGAGGTTATGCTGCGCACGTTTGCTGCGTTTGGAAAGCCAGCGCCAGAACTCGTCGCGACCAAGTCGATTATAGGCCTGACGCTGGATATCGCAATTGCCCGTATTGACGGAAAGCCGCATGCGGATGAAGAGGCCGTCGCAATGGCGGACTATTACAAATCAATTTACAGCGATGTGCGCGGTGAAGGGGCTCATGCCGAACGGATGTTTCCCGGAATTCGCGCAATGCTCGACGCGCTGATCGCGCGTGACGATCTTCTTCTCGGTGCGGTTACGGGAAAATCTCGCAGAGGTCTTGATCTGGTCCTTGATGGATACGATTTGCGGCCTCACCTGTTGTTCAATCGCACGGCGGATGATTGTCCCTCAAAACCGCATCCGGCGATGGTGACGGAATGCTGTGACGAGGCCGGAATTGCGCCCCGCGAGACCATCGTCATCGGGGATGCGGTCTATGACATCCAGATGGCCAAGGCCGCAGGCGCTGCTGCAATTGGCGTTTCATGGGGCTATTCCACGGTCGACGCGCTGTGGGCTGCCGGAGCCGATGCGGTGGTCGAAGACCCGGCCCATATCCCGAGCTATATTCATCAAGGGTGA
- a CDS encoding RluA family pseudouridine synthase has product MAGIEHITVDADEAGMRLDRWFKIHYPGLGFGALQKLLRSGQVRVDGGRVKTDARVQPGQVVRVPPLDVDAKVKSGPIGAHDLKHSEDGELLSRMLLHEDDKVFVLNKPAGLAVQGGSGLVRHIDKMLEAWTSKKGEKPRLVHRLDRDTSGVLVVARTRGAAQKLTAAFRERDTKKTYWSLVKGVPRKREDKISTWLTKDQTDEGDRMRVCKHGEDGADHAISYYRVIDTAAHNLSWLEMEPYTGRTHQLRVHALHIGHPIIGDPKYFIDDHNWDFPGGVQKRLHLHARHIDLPHPSGGRLKVTAPLPPHMVQTWNLLGFDQADGDRDAE; this is encoded by the coding sequence ATGGCAGGCATTGAACATATCACGGTGGACGCCGACGAGGCGGGCATGCGGCTCGATCGATGGTTCAAGATCCATTATCCGGGTCTGGGCTTCGGCGCGCTTCAGAAACTGCTCCGCTCGGGACAGGTGCGCGTGGATGGCGGTCGTGTGAAAACCGATGCGCGGGTCCAGCCGGGCCAGGTCGTCCGCGTCCCGCCACTGGACGTCGATGCGAAGGTGAAGAGCGGGCCCATCGGGGCACATGATCTGAAGCATTCCGAAGACGGCGAGCTTCTGTCACGCATGCTACTCCATGAAGACGACAAGGTCTTCGTTCTAAACAAGCCTGCCGGTCTTGCGGTCCAGGGCGGATCTGGGCTCGTGCGACATATCGACAAGATGCTGGAGGCCTGGACTAGCAAGAAGGGCGAGAAGCCGCGCCTCGTGCATCGGCTCGACCGGGATACATCCGGTGTCCTCGTTGTGGCCCGTACCCGAGGTGCGGCTCAGAAACTGACTGCTGCCTTCCGCGAGCGCGACACAAAAAAGACCTATTGGTCGCTGGTCAAGGGAGTGCCTCGCAAGCGCGAGGACAAGATCTCCACCTGGCTGACAAAGGACCAGACCGACGAAGGCGACCGCATGCGGGTCTGCAAGCACGGCGAGGACGGCGCAGATCACGCGATTTCCTATTATCGCGTCATCGATACGGCCGCTCATAATCTCTCCTGGCTGGAAATGGAGCCCTATACGGGGCGGACGCACCAGTTGCGTGTCCATGCGCTCCATATCGGTCATCCGATCATCGGCGACCCGAAGTATTTCATCGATGACCACAACTGGGACTTTCCCGGTGGGGTCCAGAAGCGGCTTCATCTTCATGCCCGGCACATCGATCTCCCGCATCCCAGCGGCGGGCGTCTGAAGGTGACCGCGCCTTTGCCGCCGCACATGGTTCAGACCTGGAACCTGCTCGGTTTCGATCAGGCGGATGGCGACAGGGACGCCGAATGA
- the crcB gene encoding fluoride efflux transporter CrcB → MAHVLLVALGGAIGSVLRFLTGMLALRLMGPNFPWGTLTVNVVGSFAIGLISHLILTRLGGSEALRLLLITGVLGGFTTFSAFTLDTIALAERGAVVAPLVYVLASVCLSIGAAVAGLAIARSIG, encoded by the coding sequence ATGGCTCACGTTTTGCTGGTTGCTCTTGGAGGCGCTATCGGATCCGTACTGCGCTTCCTCACCGGCATGCTGGCGCTGAGGCTCATGGGGCCGAATTTTCCATGGGGGACCCTTACGGTCAATGTCGTCGGCTCTTTCGCCATCGGTCTCATTTCGCATCTGATCTTGACGCGGCTTGGTGGCTCGGAAGCTCTTCGGCTTCTGCTGATCACCGGTGTGCTGGGCGGCTTTACCACCTTCTCGGCCTTTACGCTGGATACGATTGCGCTCGCCGAGCGGGGGGCTGTCGTGGCTCCGCTTGTCTACGTCCTGGCAAGCGTTTGTCTGTCGATTGGTGCGGCCGTGGCAGGATTGGCAATAGCCCGCAGTATCGGCTGA
- a CDS encoding flavodoxin domain-containing protein — MIILVGYTSIEGQTKKIAEAIAARIEQAGDRALLFNIASMDEYAVGHPEAAILCAPIHAGRYPGAFTDFVARERPWLNSVPSAFVSVTLSIASDYDDERAEAEHFPEAMKAESGWKPAMIHHAAGALRFTQYDFFKRWMMKRIASHENAPTDTSRDHEFTDWTALASFTTDFLKAARP; from the coding sequence ATGATCATACTTGTCGGCTACACCAGCATTGAAGGGCAAACGAAGAAGATTGCTGAAGCCATCGCTGCAAGAATAGAACAGGCGGGGGATCGGGCTCTGCTCTTCAACATTGCCAGCATGGATGAATACGCCGTGGGTCATCCAGAAGCTGCCATTCTCTGCGCGCCCATCCATGCCGGTCGATATCCGGGCGCATTTACCGATTTCGTCGCGAGAGAAAGGCCATGGCTGAATTCAGTTCCTAGCGCATTCGTGTCCGTCACGCTCTCCATTGCCAGCGACTATGATGATGAGCGCGCAGAGGCAGAACATTTTCCCGAGGCGATGAAGGCGGAAAGCGGATGGAAGCCCGCCATGATCCATCACGCGGCCGGTGCCTTGCGCTTTACGCAATATGACTTCTTCAAGCGCTGGATGATGAAACGCATCGCGTCTCATGAGAATGCGCCGACCGATACCAGCCGGGACCATGAGTTTACGGACTGGACTGCACTGGCCAGCTTTACTACAGATTTCCTCAAGGCGGCGCGCCCCTGA
- the gcvT gene encoding glycine cleavage system aminomethyltransferase GcvT: MDDQSRLKRTPLYDFHLSLGARMVPFAGYDMPVQYPAGVLREHLHTRAAAGLFDVSHMGQVELVAASGNYEDAAKALETLCPVDILGLKDRRQRYGFFTDENGGILDDLMISRLDERLLVVVNAGCKDADIAHLRAKLPAGVQVLVHDDRALLALQGPKAEAVLATLNSDVASMKFMDVRELSLGDIPALVSRTGYSGEDGFEISVPADRATDLAKTLLDQPDCQPIGLGARDSLRLEAGLCLYGNDIGTTTSPVEASIEWGIQKVRRTGGAREGGFPGAQRILGELESGVSRRRVGLKPEGKAPVRPPARLFADAQGKTEIGHVSSGGFGPSAEGPIAMGYVPTEMAEPGTQVFAEVRSKFLALTVTALPFITPTYKR; the protein is encoded by the coding sequence TTGGACGATCAGAGCCGACTGAAACGCACCCCCCTTTACGATTTTCATCTGTCGCTCGGCGCCAGGATGGTGCCCTTTGCCGGTTACGACATGCCGGTGCAGTATCCGGCCGGCGTGTTGAGGGAACATTTGCATACCCGCGCAGCCGCGGGCCTTTTCGACGTTTCGCATATGGGTCAGGTCGAACTCGTCGCTGCCTCCGGCAATTACGAGGATGCGGCCAAGGCCCTGGAAACGCTGTGCCCCGTCGATATCCTCGGCCTCAAGGACAGACGCCAGCGCTACGGCTTCTTCACCGACGAGAACGGCGGCATTCTCGACGACCTGATGATTTCGCGGCTGGACGAACGGCTGCTGGTCGTCGTCAATGCGGGCTGCAAGGATGCCGATATTGCCCATCTCAGGGCGAAGCTTCCGGCAGGTGTGCAGGTTCTCGTGCATGACGACCGCGCGCTTCTCGCCCTGCAGGGGCCGAAAGCGGAAGCCGTTCTCGCCACGCTAAACTCCGATGTCGCATCGATGAAGTTCATGGATGTGCGTGAACTGTCTCTGGGCGACATCCCTGCCCTCGTCTCGCGCACCGGCTATTCCGGCGAGGACGGCTTCGAGATCTCAGTGCCAGCCGATCGCGCCACAGACCTTGCAAAGACGCTGCTCGACCAGCCGGACTGTCAACCAATCGGGCTTGGCGCCCGTGATTCGCTGCGCCTCGAAGCCGGCCTTTGCCTCTATGGCAACGACATCGGCACGACGACGTCGCCTGTCGAGGCCTCGATCGAATGGGGCATCCAGAAGGTTCGGCGTACTGGTGGAGCCCGCGAAGGCGGCTTTCCGGGTGCTCAGCGCATTCTCGGAGAACTGGAGAGTGGCGTTTCCCGCCGCCGCGTCGGCTTGAAGCCCGAGGGCAAGGCCCCGGTGCGTCCGCCGGCTAGGCTGTTTGCCGATGCCCAAGGCAAGACCGAAATCGGTCACGTCTCCTCCGGCGGTTTCGGGCCGAGCGCGGAAGGTCCGATCGCCATGGGGTATGTGCCGACAGAAATGGCTGAACCCGGCACCCAGGTCTTTGCGGAGGTGCGTAGCAAGTTCTTGGCCCTGACCGTCACTGCCCTGCCCTTCATCACACCAACCTACAAACGCTGA
- the gcvH gene encoding glycine cleavage system protein GcvH gives MLKFTPEHEWLKIEGDVATVGITTHAAGQLGDLVFVELPEEGATFKKDAGAATVESVKAASDVYCPLDGEVVEINQAIVDDPSLVNSDPEGAAWFFKLKLANPADADALLDEAAYKELIA, from the coding sequence ATGTTGAAATTCACCCCCGAACACGAATGGCTGAAGATCGAAGGCGATGTTGCCACCGTCGGGATCACCACGCATGCCGCCGGCCAGCTCGGTGACCTGGTCTTCGTTGAGCTTCCAGAAGAAGGCGCGACCTTCAAGAAGGATGCAGGTGCTGCAACCGTCGAATCGGTCAAGGCAGCCTCCGACGTCTACTGCCCGCTCGATGGTGAAGTGGTCGAGATCAACCAGGCCATCGTCGATGACCCTTCGCTGGTGAATTCCGATCCGGAAGGTGCGGCCTGGTTCTTCAAGCTGAAGCTCGCCAATCCCGCTGACGCCGACGCCCTGCTCGACGAGGCCGCCTACAAGGAGCTGATCGCGTAA